One genomic segment of Theobroma cacao cultivar B97-61/B2 chromosome 6, Criollo_cocoa_genome_V2, whole genome shotgun sequence includes these proteins:
- the LOC18596329 gene encoding uncharacterized protein LOC18596329, with amino-acid sequence MASSTEFRDMNDGLHDDLRYLIVRPEKGGIWDLMRYSLWGDTESGVRFLESSDQDLVSGEAADRRWVILVSIVARKIIHLFSKPMEFTGYVVDFFLNLISQNGSIFGLLHNLLHGDVVIPKRGTETFISSIGHLDERVDLYQGKKLVEDLHNSAPGEGVRKVELDDRATMDLCMMASKLAYENAEVIRNVVVHHWKMHFVDFYNCWDDYQKEKSTQVFMLCDKPKDANLILISFRGTEPFDADDWCTDFDYSWYEIPKLGKIHMGFLEALGLGNREDTATFHYHLQKKRTKHTCSEAAEVNSSNADGHSERSAGIGNKDILPEMVEMTAYYLVRQKLKSLLEEHKNAKYIVTGHSLGGALAILLPIVLVLHEEMKLVQKLLGVYTFGQPRVGNRQLGRFMEAHLDHPVPKYFRVVYCNDLVPRLPYDDENFLYKHFGVCLYYNSCYIEQIMDEEPNKNDFGITHLITEHLNAVWELIRSLTMGFTHGPEYKEGWFSIFLRILGLAMPGIAAHCPTDYVNSVRLGKLRTIQMSSY; translated from the exons ATGGCTAGTAGCACCGAGTTCCGAGACATGAACGATGGTTTGCATGATGATCTCAGGTACCTGATTGTGAGGCCAGAGAAGGGTGGGATTTGGGACCTGATGAGGTACTCATTGTGGGGTGACACAGAGAGTGGGGTAAGGTTCTTGGAAAGCTCAGACCAGGATTTGGTGAGTGGAGAAGCGGCTGACCGCCGTTGGGTCATTTTGGTGTCCATCGTAGCACGCAAGATCATTCACTTATTTAGCAAGCCCATGGAGTTCACTGGCTATGTGGTTGACTTCTTTCTCAATCTTATTTCTCAGAATGGCTCCATCTTTGGCTTGTTACACAACCTTCTCCATG GAGACGTAGTTATACCAAAGAGAGGCACTGAGACTTTTATTAGTAGTATTGGACACTTAGATGAGCGAGTAGACCTCTACCAGGGCAAGAAGTTAGTGGAAGATTTGCATAATTCTGCTCCAGGGGAGGGAGTCAGAAAAGTTGAATTGGATGACCGAGCAACAATGGACCTATGTATGATGGCATCCAAGCTAGCATATGAGAATGCTGAAGTTATTAGGAATGTTGTGGTTCATCATTGGAAG ATGCACTTCGTGGACTTCTACAACTGCTGGGATG ATTACCAAAAGGAGAAATCCACTCAAGTTTTTATGCTATGCGACAAGCCTAAGGATGCAAATCTAATATTGATCAGCTTTCGGGGCACAGAACCTTTTGATGCTGACGATTGGTGTACTGATTTTGATTACTCTTGGTATGAAATTCCAAAACTAGGAAAGATTCATATGGGATTTCTGGAGGCATTAGGTTTGGGCAACAGAGAAGATACTGCTACCTTTCATTATCACCTTCAGAAGAAGAGGACAAAGCACACCTGTTCAGAAGCTGCAGAAGTAAACTCCTCAAATGCAGATGGCCACTCTGAAAGGTCTGCTGGTATTGGTAACAAGGACATCCTGCCAGAAATGGTGGAGATGACTGCATACTATCTGGTGAGACAAAAGCTCAAGAGCTTGCTTGAAGAGCACAAGAATGCAAAATATATAGTCACTGGGCATAGTTTAGGAGGGGCTCTTGCTATTTTGCTTCCAATAGTGCTGGTGCTACATGAGGAGATGAAGCTAGTTCAAAAGTTGTTGGGAGTATACACATTTGGACAGCCAAGGGTTGGGAACAGACAGCTTGGGAGGTTCATGGAAGCTCATTTAGATCACCCGGTCCCCAAGTACTTCAGAGTAGTTTACTGTAATGACCTGGTGCCCAGGTTGCCTTATGATGATGAAAACTTCTTGTATAAGCATTTTGGGGTGTGCCTTTACTACAACAGCTGTTATATTGAGCAG ATAATGGATGAGGAGCCAAATAAAAATGACTTTGGGATAACACATCTGATCACGGAACATCTCAATGCGGTTTGGGAGTTAATAAGAAGTTTGACAATGGGATTCACCCATGGGCCAGAGTATAAGGAAGGATGGTTCTCCATATTTCTCAGGATACTAGGATTGGCAATGCCCGGTATAGCAGCACATTGCCCTACAGATTATGTCAACTCTGTGAGGCTGGGAAAGTTGCGCACTATTCAGATGTCCTCCTACTAA
- the LOC18596330 gene encoding ATPase 10, plasma membrane-type, with the protein MSEELEKPLLDPGNFNREGIDLERLPLEEVFEQLRTSRGGLTSEDAEARLVIFGPNKLEEKPENKFLKFLSFMWNPLSWVMEAAAVMAIVLANGGGQGPDWQDFVGIICLLFINSTISFIEENNAGNAAAALMARLAPKTKVLRDGQWQERDAAILVPGDIISIKLGDIIPADARLLEGDPLKIDQSALTGESLPVTKRTGDEVFSGSTCKHGEIEAVVIATGVHSFFGKAAHLVDSTEVIGHFQQVLTSIGNFCICSIAVGMVLEIIVMFPIQHRSYRDGINNLLVLLIGGIPIAMPTVLSVTLAIGSHRLSQQGAITKRMTAIEEMAGMDVLCSDKTGTLTLNRLTVDRNLVEVFSKDMDKDMIVLLAARASRLENQDAIDAAIINMLSDPKEARANIKEVHFLPFNPVDKRTAITYIDPDGNWYRASKGAPEQILSLCREKNEIAGKVHAIIDKFAERGLRALGVAFQEVPERTKESPGGPWTFCGLLALFDPPRHDSAETIRRALNLGVCVKMITGDQLAIAKETGRRLGMGTNMYPSSSLLGRDKDEHEALPVDELIEKADGFAGVFPEHKYEIVKILQEKKHVVGMTGDGVNDAPALKKADIGIAVADATDAARSAADIVLTEPGLSVIVSAVLTSRAIFQRMKNYTIYAVSITIRIVLGFVLLALIWEYDFPPFMVLIIAILNDGTIMTISKDRVKPSPRPDSWKLNEIFATGVVIGTYLALVTVLFYWIVVDTEFFETHFNVKSISDSSEQISSAVYLQVSIISQALIFVTRSQSWSFLERPGALLMCAFVVAQLVATLIAVYAHISFAYISGIGWGWAGVIWLYSLIFYIPLDIIKFTVRYALSGEAWNLLFDRKTAFTSKKDYGKEDRAAQWVLSQRSLQGLMAADLDFNGRKSRSSLIAEQARRRAEIARLGELHTLKGHIESVVRLKNLDLNMIQSAHTV; encoded by the exons ATGAGTGAAGAGCTTGAGAAACCTTTGCTGGATCCCGGGAATTTCAACCGGGAGGGGATTGATTTG GAACGCTTACCACTAGAGGAAGTTTTTGAGCAACTAAGAACATCCCGAGGGGGACTTACATCTGAAGATGCTGAAGCTAGATTGGTTATCTTTGGTCCAAATAAGCTAGAAGAGAAGCCG gaaaacaagtttttgaagTTTCTAAGTTTTATGTGGAACCCTTTGTCATGGGTTATGGAAGCTGCAGCCGTGATGGCAATTGTCCTTGCTAATGGCGGA GGTCAGGGTCCTGACTGGCAGGACTTTGTAGGGATTATATGCCTTTTGTTCATTAATTCAACAATTAGTTTTATAGAGGAAAACAATGCTGGAAATGCTGCAGCAGCACTTATGGCTCGTTTGGCTCCAAAAACAAAG GTTCTCAGAGATGGGCAGTGGCAAGAGAGAGATGCAGCTATTTTAGTACCAGGAGATATAATTAGCATAAAACTCGGGGACATCATCCCTGCAGATGCTCGCCTTCTTGAAGGAGACCCTCTTAAAATTGATCAG TCAGCCCTTACTGGAGAATCACTTCCAGTCACCAAGAGGACAGGAGATGAAGTATTTTCTGGTTCAACTTGTAAGCATGGAGAGATTGAGGCTGTGGTTATAGCCACTGGTGTTCACTCTTTCTTTGGAAAAGCGGCACACTTAGTTGACTCCACAGAAGTTATTGGACACTTTCAGCAG GTCCTCACTTCCATTGGGAATTTCTGCATCTGCTCTATTGCTGTGGGGATGGTTCTTGAAATCATTGTCATGTTCCCTATACAGCACCGTTCATACAGAGATGGAATCAACAACCTTCTTGTTCTCTTGATTGGAGGAATCCCTATAGCCATGCCAACTGTACTATCTGTTACTCTGGCAATTGGTTCTCATCGACTCTCTCAACAG GGTGCCATTACAAAAAGGATGACTGCAATTGAAGAAATGGCAGGAATGGATGTCCTCTGCAGTGACAAAACTGGAACTCTGACCTTGAATCGCCTCACTGTTGATCGAAACCTTGTTGAG GTTTTTAGCAAAGACATGGACAAAGACATGATTGTTCTGCTTGCAGCAAGAGCATCAAGACTGGAAAATCAGGATGCTATTGATGCAGCCATCATTAACATGCTTTCAGACCCAAAGGAG GCTCGTGCAAATATCAAAGAAGTCCACTTTCTGCCATTTAATCCGGTGGACAAACGTACTGCAATTACATACATTGACCCTGATGGTAATTGGTACCGTGCCAGCAAAGGAGCTCCTGAACAG ATACTAAGTCTTTGCCgagagaaaaatgagattgCTGGAAAAGTGCATGCTATCATTGACAAATTTGCTGAAAGGGGCTTGCGGGCTCTTGGAGTTGCTTTTCAG GAAGTTCCAGAAAGAACAAAGGAGAGCCCTGGAGGTCCCTGGACTTTTTGTGGGTTGCTGGCTTTATTTGATCCTCCAAGACATGATAGTGCTGAGACCATTCGTAGGGCCTTAAACCTTGGAGTTTGTGTAAAGATGATTACAG GTGATCAGTTGGCAATTGCAAAGGAGACAGGAAGAAGACTTGGCATGGGGACAAACATGTATCCTTCTTCATCATTGTTGGGTCGTGATAAAGATGAGCATGAAGCTCTTCCAGTGGATGAACTTATTGAAAAGGCAGATGGCTTTGCTGGAGTATTCCCTG AACACAAGTATGAAATTGTAAAGattttacaagaaaagaagCATGTGGTCGGAATGACTGGAGATGGTGTGAATGATGCACCTGCTTTGAAGAAAGCAGACATTGGAATAGCAGTGGCAGATGCTACAGATGCTGCAAGGAGTGCTGCAGATATAGTCTTGACTGAGCCTGGCTTAAGTGTGATAGTCAGTGCCGTCTTGACTAGCAGAGCTATATTCCAAAGGATGAAAAACTACACG ATATATGCTGTCTCAATAACTATTCGTATTGTG CTTGGTTTTGTGCTTCTTGCTCTGATATGGGAATATGACTTCCCACCTTTCATGGTTTTGATAATTGCAATCCTCAATGACG GAACTATCATGACTATTTCTAAGGATCGAGTAAAGCCATCTCCAAGGCCTGACAGTTGGAAGCTTAATGAGATATTTGCAACTGGCGTTGTCATTGGAACCTATCTTGCTTTAGTTACCGTCCTATTTTACTGGATTGTAGTTGACACTGAGTTCTTCGAG ACTCACTTCAATGTAAAGTCTATATCCGACAGTAGTGAGCAAATTTCCTCTGCAGTATATTTGCAAGTTAGCATAATCAGCCAGGCTCTCATCTTTGTTACTCGCAGTCAAAGTTGGTCATTCCTTGAGAGGCCTGGTGCTCTCTTGATGTGCGCATTTGTGGTGGCTCAACTG GTGGCTACCTTAATTGCTGTGTATGCACATATCAGCTTTGCTTATATTAGCGGCATTGGATGGGGATGGGCTGGTGTTATATGGTTGTACAGTTTAATTTTCTACATACCTCTGGATATTATCAAGTTCACAGTTCGGTACGCCTTGAGTGGAGAAGCCTGGAACCTCCTATTTGATAGAAAG ACGGCTTTTACTTCCAAGAAAGACTATGGGAAAGAAGACCGGGCAGCCCAATGGGTTCTTTCTCAGAGGAGTCTACAGGGCTTGATGGCTGCAGACTTGGATTTCAATGGTAGAAAATCAAGATCTTCTTTGATAGCTGAGCAGGCCAGGCGGCGTGCTGAAATAGCCAG ACTCGGGGAGCTACACACTCTCAAAGGTCACATAGAATCGGTTGTGAGGCTCAAGAATTTGGATTTAAATATGATCCAATCAGCTCATACTGTCTAA
- the LOC18596331 gene encoding uncharacterized protein LOC18596331: MAEFHSQQYNCGVKASAKRKGHGFSTKCASLVKQQRARLYILRRCATMLLCWYIHGDD, encoded by the coding sequence ATGGCTGAGTTTCACTCCCAACAATACAACTGTGGAGTCAAGGCCTCTGCAAAGAGAAAGGGGCATGGCTTCTCCACCAAGTGTGCTTCCTTGGTTAAGCAGCAACGTGCTCGACTCTACATCCTGCGCCGCTGTGCCACTATGCTCCTTTGCTGGTACATTCATGGTGATGACTAG
- the LOC18596332 gene encoding 4-coumarate--CoA ligase 1, producing the protein MAPQAELQQEEIIYRSKLPEIYIPKHLPLHSYCFQNISKVASRPCLINGTTDKVYTYAEVELTARRVASGLNKLGIHQRQVIMLLLPNTPEFVLSFLGASYLGAIATAANPFFTTAEISKQAKASNARLIITQACYLDKVKEFAQDNDVKIMCIDSAPEGYLHFSELTQADENDLPEVDIVPEDVVALPYSSGTTGLPKGVMLTHKGLVTSVAQQVDGENPNLYFHSEDVILCTLPMFHIYALNSIMLCGLRAGAAILIMQKFEIGLLLELIQKYKVTIAPIVPPIVLAIAKSSETEKYDLSSVRMLKSGAAPLGKELEDAVRAKFPGAKLGQGYGMTEAGPVLAMCLGFAKEPFEIKSGACGTVVRNAEMKIVDPDTGSSLPRNQAGEICIRGDQIMKGYLNDPEATAGTIDKEGWLHTGDIGYIDDDDELFIVDRLKELIKYKGFQVAPAELEAMLIAHPDIIDAAVVAMKDEASGEIPVAFVVRSGHSQLCEDEIKQYISKQVVFYKRISRVFFIEAIPKAPSGKILRKELRAKLATGNY; encoded by the exons ATGGCACCCCAAGCAGAATTGCAACAAGAAGAAATCATTTATCGCTCAAAGCTTCCTGAAATCTATATCCCTAAGCACCTTCCTTTACATTCATATTGCTTCCAGAACATATCGAAGGTGGCCTCCCGGCCCTGTTTGATTAATGGGACGACGGATAAGGTGTACACGTACGCAGAAGTTGAGCTCACAGCTCGCAGAGTCGCGTCAGGACTCAACAAGCTTGGCATCCATCAACGCCAAGTGATAATGCTTTTGTTACCAAACACTCCAGAGTTTGTGCTGTCATTTCTCGGCGCTTCATACCTTGGCGCCATAGCGACGGCTGCCAACCCCTTTTTCACCACTGCGGAGATATCAAAGCAAGCAAAAGCCTCCAACGCCAGGCTCATAATCACGCAGGCCTGCTACCTTGACAAAGTGAAGGAATTTGCCCAGGACAATGACGTCAAGATCATGTGCATTGACTCAGCCCCAGAGGGCTATTTACATTTCTCTGAGTTAACTCAAGCTGACGAGAATGATCTCCCTGAAGTCGACATCGTTCCAGAAGATGTCGTGGCACTACCCTATTCGTCAGGAACCACGGGGCTCCCCAAAGGGGTGATGTTAACTCACAAAGGTTTAGTCACGAGCGTGGCGCAACAGGTCGACGGAGAAAACCCCAACTTGTATTTCCACAGTGAAGATGTGATCCTATGTACTCTGCCCATGTTTCATATCTATGCCCTGAATTCAATTATGCTTTGCGGGCTACGTGCTGGGGCTGCAATTTTGATCATGCAGAAGTTTGAAATCGGTTTGTTGTTGGAGCTGATACAAAAATACAAAGTGACAATTGCTCCGATTGTGCCACCTATAGTTTTGGCCATTGCTAAGTCATCGGAAACTGAAAAATACGACTTGTCTTCTGTAAGGATGTTGAAGTCCGGGGCGGCACCGTTGGGTAAAGAGCTTGAGGATGCTGTAAGAGCCAAGTTTCCTGGTGCCAAACTTGGGCAG GGATACGGAATGACAGAAGCAGGACCAGTTCTCGCAATGTGCTTGGGATTTGCTAAGGAaccatttgaaataaaatccgGGGCTTGTGGGACTGTGGTGAGAAACGCAGAGATGAAAATTGTTGATCCTGACACCGGCTCCTCGCTACCAAGAAACCAGGCTGGAGAGATTTGCATTAGAGGAGATCAGATCATGAAAG GCTATCTTAATGACCCTGAGGCCACGGCCGGGACCATTGACAAAGAAGGCTGGTTACATACTGGAGACATTGGTTACatcgatgatgatgatgaactctTTATCGTTGATCGATTGAAGGAATTGATCAAATACAAAGGTTTTCAGGTTGCTCCTGCTGAGCTTGAAGCTATGCTCATTGCCCACCCTGATATCATTGATGCTGCCGTGGTGGC CATGAAGGATGAAGCGAGTGGGGAAATTCCTGTTGCATTTGTTGTCAGATCAGGCCATTCACAACTCTGTGAGGATGAAATCAAGCAGTACATTTCAAAACAG GTGGTGTTCTACAAGAGAATTAGTCGTGTGTTCTTCATTGAAGCCATTCCAAAGGCACCATCAggcaaaattttgagaaaggAATTGAGAGCTAAACTGGCTACTGGAAACTATTGA
- the LOC18596333 gene encoding protein SUPPRESSOR OF GENE SILENCING 3 — MGKEFAFDLIYGLGNANENEIIELSYATFAEELQLQEVLKESMIASEITKNELSSSSSSSPLPSSISTPQAISSPSSEQSLEELEMEELERAFNFKTLKDQEDAVAEAFKKSACPVCHKLSCTECTIPQDSGLNCLEKQWIDWDELRRGQAQSSGLSCNEQQRINWDEKGREHSMAWSPRWSGPTGHYQPKFKGRRTGDIPRNTSSNESHAKTSLRFGNVPIAGIDNNKDPKGKGKAIDNDWLLVSKRKPKSRAGSGTAKRWGPRHPNPLKGSENNNRNVVKVNEVQNVVHEDDYDTLDDEDDFDSDTSQKSHESRKKSKTFKEFFERIDALNIEEIDETLWHCPACQGGPGAIKWYRSIQDLIAHAKNIGARRVKRHRELAELLEEELRRKGTSIAPAGQTVFGNWKGLKEDARDHEIVWPPIVVIVNTMTNIYKDGKCVGMGSLELLEHFSSYPALKAQHSYGPEGHCGLSVLIFESSAVGYLEAERLHKNFVEQGLDRFAWNFCSDVILPGGGRQLYGFMAVKEDLDVFNQHCQGKSKVKYELKSYQMAVLNEIKKMSEDSQQLIWLKDRLAQERKLAKTFEQSVRNLSRNLQQKTKDIHIFKQRVQSLHEQNKEEMDYQENFYKDQIKILEARMKELEKLQESDANPLHREEPEPALACPMEEYTPYQHNSNHDIDEVEE, encoded by the exons ATGGGAAAAGAGTTTGCATTTGATCTAATATATGGACTTGGGAACGCGAACGAAAACGAGATTATCGAGCTCTCATATGCCACATTTGCTGAAGAGTTGCAGCTCCAGGAGGTCCTCAAGGAGTCCATGATCGCTTCTGAAATTACCAAAAATGAACTATCATCATCGTCATCATCCTCACCATTACCATCTTCAATATCGACACCTCAAGCAATTTCATCGCCAAGTTCCGAGCAATCTCTGGAAGAGTTAGAGATGGAAGAGTTAGAGAGAG CTTTTAACTTCAAGACTCTAAAAGATCAGGAAGATGCAGTTGCTGAAGCCTTCAAGAAATCTGCGTGTCCTGTCTGCCATAAATTGTCCTGCACGGAATGTACTATCCCCCAGGATTCAGGGCTTAATTGCCTTGAGAAACAGTGGATCGACTGGGATGAGTTAAGAAGAGGGCAAGCCCAGAGTTCAGGTCTTAGTTGCAATGAGCAACAGAGGATCAACTGGGatgagaaaggaagagagCATTCCATGGCGTGGAGTCCTAGATGGAGTGGACCAACGGGGCATTACCAGCCCAAGTTCAAGGGAAGAAGGACGGGAGATATTCCACGAAACACTTCCAG CAATGAATCACATGCAAAAACGAGTTTGAGGTTTGGGAACGTTCCTATTGCTGGTATTGATAACAACAAAGATCCCAAGGGAAAGGGCAAAGCAATAGATAATGACTGGTTGCTGGTCTCCAAGAGGAAACCCAAAAGCAGAGCTGGAAGTGGTACTGCCAAACGATGGGGTCCTCGGCATCCCAATCCTTTAAAGGGTTCAGAGAATAACAACAGAAATGTTGTTAAGGTAAATGAAGTTCAGAATGTTGTTCATGAAGATGATTATGATACCTTGGATGATGAAGATGACTTTGATTCCGATACAAGTCAAAAGAGCCATGAGAGTCGCAAGAAGAGTAAAACGTTTAAGGAATTTTTTGAGAGAATAGACGCGTTGAATATTGAGGAGATTGACGAAACCTTGTGGCACTGTCCAGCATGCCAAGGTGGCCCTGGTGCCATCAAATGGTACAGAAGCATCCAGGACCTAATAGCACATGCCAAAAACATTGGAGCAAGAAGGGTGAAGCGACACCGGGAGCTTGCAGAGCTTCTAGAGGAGGAGCTGCGCAGGAAGGGAACTTCAATTGCTCCTGCTGGCCAAACAGTATTTGGTAACTGGAAAGGTTTAAAAGAGGATGCCAGAGATCATGAAATAGTTTGGCCTCCCATTGTTGTCATTGTGAACACAATGACAAACATTTATAAGGATGGAAAG TGTGTTGGCATGGGAAGTCTAGAGCTTCTTGAGCACTTCAGCTCGTATCCTGCTTTGAAGGCTCAACACTCCTATGGTCCTGAAGGTCACTGTGGTTTGAGTGTCCTGATTTTTGAGAGCTCAGCAGTAGGTTATTTAGAGGCTGAGCGTCTGCATAAGAATTTTGTCGAGCAAGGATTGGATAGATTTGCCTGGAATTTCTGTTCAGACGTGATCCTGCCGGGAGGGGGGCGCCAACTTTATGGTTTCATGGCAGTGAAGGAAGACCTGGATGTCTTTAACCAGCATTGCCAAG GTAAATCAAAGGTCAAATATGAGCTGAAATCATATCAAATGGCGGTTCTGAATGAAATCAAGAAAATGAGCGAGGACAGCCAACAGCTTATCTGGTTGAAGGACAGGCTTGcacaagaaagaaaacttgCAAAAACTTTTGAACAATCAGTTCGAAATCTGAGTAGGAACCTGCAACAGAAAACAAAGGACATCCATATATTTAAACAGAGAGTCCAATCACTGCATGAACAAAACAAGGAAGAG ATGGACTACCAAGAGAACTTTTACAAGGACCAAATCAAAATTCTTGAAGCAAGGATGAAAGAGCTTGAAAAGTTGCAGGAATCAGATGCAAATCCTTTGCACAGAGAGGAACCTGAACCTGCCTTGGCCTGCCCGATGGAGGAGTACACTCCATATCAGCACAACAGCAACCACGATATTGACGAGGTTGAAGAGTGA
- the LOC18596334 gene encoding probable E3 ubiquitin-protein ligase RNF217: MAQIKPTSDLDFVDDSYYLALFDQDEEEIFPPSDDKYAEELQFQEVLMSSAISSQMTTSVSKPCRIHASSPILIQATPHLELLEMETTEAGESSLSFCEICVERKESDQMFTTGSCVHSYCSDCISKHVLIRVEESITIITCPGVNCKAVLELDICRPVLPDVVVHRWEDALCQEFINTSQRLYCPFRDCSAPLLNDNGGEDIRESECPFCHRLFCARCNVPWHPGIECEDYQRLNEDERGTADLMVRELAKEKKWARCPRCKYYVERTQGCPHMTCRCQFQFCYGCEQEWNQNHGGCQRN; encoded by the exons ATGGCACAAATCAAACCAACCTCTGATCTTGATTTTGTGGATGATTCTTACTACTTAGCACTCTTTGAtcaagatgaagaagaaatcTTTCCTCCTTCTGATGACAAGTATGCTGAAGAGTTGCAGTTTCAAGAGGTTCTCATGTCATCTGCAATCTCTTCACAAATGACAACCAGCGTCTCCAAGCCATGTAGAATCCATGCTTCCTCGCCAATATTAATCCAGGCCACGCCTCATCTAGAGCTCTTGGAGATGGAAACAACGGAAGCTGGTGAATCCTCGTTAAGCTTCTGTGAGATTTGtgttgaaaggaaagaaagtgATCAGATGTTCACTACCGGAAGCTGCGTTCACTCTTACTGTTCTGATTGCATCAGCAAGCATGTTTTGATAAGGGTTGAAGAAAGCATAACGATAATTACTTGCCCTGGAGTGAATTGCAAGGCTGTCTTGGAGCTTGATATTTGTAGGCCTGTGCTTCCCGATGTGGTAGTCCATCGCTGGGAAGATGCTCTCTGCCAAGAGTTTATTAACACATCGCAGAGACTTTACTGTCCTTTCAGGGATTGCTCAGCCCCATTGCTGAATGACAATGGAGGAGAAGATATTAGAGAATCTGAGTGCCCCTTCTGTCATAGATTGTTCTGTGCACGGTGTAATGTGCCCTGGCATCCGGGGATTGAATGCGAGGACTATCAGAGGCTTAATGAGGATGAGAGAGGGACGGCAGATCTCATGGTGAGGGAACTTGCAAAGGAGAAGAAATGGGCTAGATGCCCCCGCTGCAAATACTATGTGGAAAGAACACAAGGTTGCCCACATATGACTTGCAg GTGTCAATTCCAGTTTTGTTATGGTTGTGAACAAGAGTGGAATCAGAATCACGGCGGCTGCCAGAGGAATTAA